In Heterodontus francisci isolate sHetFra1 unplaced genomic scaffold, sHetFra1.hap1 HAP1_SCAFFOLD_518, whole genome shotgun sequence, a single window of DNA contains:
- the LOC137361981 gene encoding tyrosinase-like: protein MDFGLVCPPGDGEPLRRFNRPDDDFGGLPTWDDVEACLSIDNFDNWPYDANAPNSFRCALEGFRDPHDTTVVTASMHNLVHIFCGGTLNNIFEASNDPLFPCIHVYVDKIFESWLRDHEDVQYPTGDVPLGHRATEKMVPFLPLFENQDLLKPCRTFGYDYVYDE, encoded by the exons ATGGATTTCGGTCTGGTTTGCCCGCCAGGTGACGGGGAGCCACTTCGTCGCTTCAACCGCCCGGACGATGACTTCGGAGGCCTGCCCACCTGGGATGATGTCGAAGCTTGCCTCAGCATCGACAACTTCGACAATTGGCCCTATGATGCAAATGCTCCGAACTCTTTCCGCTGTGCACTGGAAG gaTTCAGAGACCCTCATGATACGACAGTGGTGACAGCCAGCATGCACAACCTGGTCCACATCTTCTGCGGAGGGACCTTAAACAATATCTTCGAGGCAAGCAACGACCCTCTCTTCCCGTGCATCCACGTCTACGTTGACAA gaTCTTTGAGTCCTGGCTAAGGGACCATGAAGACGTCCAATACCCAACAGGTGATGTTCCTTTGGGTCACAGAGCAACTGAAAAGATGGTCCCCTTCCTCCCACTCTTCGAAAACCAAGACTTATTGAAGCCCTGCAGGACATTCGGATATGACTATGTGTATGATGAATGA